The genomic stretch CCAGCGCTTCGGCGCCGGCAGCCATACCGAGATCGGCCCGCTGGTGCGCCAGGCGTTGTGGCTGGCACTGGTGGTGGGGTGTACCGCGTCATTGCTGTTGATCAGCGCCGAACCGATCCTGCATGCGATGAACGTCGATCCCGAGCTGATCGCCCCCTGCATGGGCTACTTGCACGGCATCGCGGCGGGCATGCCGGCGGTGGCGTTGTATTACGTGCTGCGCTGTTTCAGTGACGGCCTGGGCCGCACACGGCCGAGCATGATCCTCGGCCTGGGCGGGCTGGCGCTGAATATCCCGCTGAACTACGTGTTCATCTATGGTCATTTCGGTGTACCGGCCATGGGCGGCGTGGGCTGCGGCTGGGCCACCGGGATTGTGATGTGGGCGATGATGCTGGGCTTCGCCGGCTGGACCCGCTGGGCGCCGGTCTATCAGGCCAGCGAGCTGTTCAAGCGCTTCGATTGGCCCCAGTGGTCAGTGATCAAGCGCATCCTGGGCATCGGCCTGCCGATTGGCATCGCGATTTTTGCCGAGTCGAGCATCTTTGCGGTGATCGCCCTGCTGATCGGCAGCCTTGGCGCGACGGTGGTGGCCGGGCACCAGATCGCCCTGAACTTCAGCTCCCTGGTGTTCATGATCCCCTATTCCCTGAGCATGGCCGTGACCGTGCGGGTCGGCCAGGCCCTGGGGCGTGGCGAACCCCGTGAAGCACGCTTTGCCGCAGGCGTGGGAATGGGCACCGCACTGGCCTATGCCTGCCTGTCGTGCAGCCTGATGCTGGTGTTCCGCGAACAGATCGCCACGATCTACACGGCCGACCCGTTGGTGGTCCAGGTGGCGGCGATGCTGATTGTATTTGCGGCGCTGTTCCAGTTCTCCGATGCGATCCAGGTGACAGCCGCCGGCGCCCTGCGCGGTTATCAGGACACCCGCGTGACCATGATCCTGACCTTGTTTGCCTATTGGGGGGT from Pseudomonas fluorescens encodes the following:
- a CDS encoding MATE family efflux transporter, which codes for MNTATLPLSRPARVRREVHSLLALALPIMIGQLATTAMGFVDAVMAGRVSSRDLAAVALGNSIWIPVYLLMTGTLLATTPKVAQRFGAGSHTEIGPLVRQALWLALVVGCTASLLLISAEPILHAMNVDPELIAPCMGYLHGIAAGMPAVALYYVLRCFSDGLGRTRPSMILGLGGLALNIPLNYVFIYGHFGVPAMGGVGCGWATGIVMWAMMLGFAGWTRWAPVYQASELFKRFDWPQWSVIKRILGIGLPIGIAIFAESSIFAVIALLIGSLGATVVAGHQIALNFSSLVFMIPYSLSMAVTVRVGQALGRGEPREARFAAGVGMGTALAYACLSCSLMLVFREQIATIYTADPLVVQVAAMLIVFAALFQFSDAIQVTAAGALRGYQDTRVTMILTLFAYWGVGLPVGYLLGLTDWLGQANGPSGLWQGLIVGLSCAAAMLVVRLARSARKRIRTAV